Proteins co-encoded in one Pseudomonas fluorescens genomic window:
- a CDS encoding ABC transporter substrate-binding protein, which produces MLKHAVIPFLVGAGLFASAPFATAATNLVFCSEGSPAGFDPGQYTTGTDFDASAETMFNRLTQFERGGTAVVPGLATSWDISPDGLTYTFHLREGVKFHTTPYFKPTREFNADDVLFTFNRMINKDDPFRKAYPTEFPYFTDMGMDTNITKIDKVDDHTVKFTLKEVDAAFIQNMAMSFASIQSAEYAAQLLKQGKAADINQKPVGTGPFVFKSYQKDSNIRYTGNKDYWKPEDVKIDNLIFAITTDPSVRIQKLKKNECQVTLFPRPADLAALKADPALKMPDQAGFNLGYIAYNVMDKVKGSNEPNPLADLRVRQALDMAVNKPQIIDSVYQGAGQLAVNAMPPTQWSYDTTIKDAKYDPEKAKQLLKEAGVKEGTEIVLWAMPVQRPYNPNAKLMAEMLQSDWKKIGLNVKITSYEWGEYIKRSKGGENQAMIIGWSGDNGDPDNWLNVLFGCDSLSGNNFSKWCDKKFDGLVKEAKRTTDQAKRTELYKEAQHVLKDAVPMTPIAHSTVYQPMRANVQDFKISPFGLNSFYGVSIK; this is translated from the coding sequence ATGCTTAAACACGCGGTCATTCCGTTTTTAGTCGGCGCAGGCTTGTTTGCCTCCGCACCTTTCGCCACCGCTGCGACTAACCTGGTGTTCTGCTCCGAAGGCAGCCCGGCCGGTTTCGATCCAGGCCAGTACACCACCGGAACCGACTTCGACGCCTCAGCCGAAACCATGTTCAACCGTCTGACCCAGTTCGAGCGTGGCGGCACCGCCGTTGTTCCTGGGCTGGCGACCAGCTGGGACATTTCCCCGGACGGCCTGACCTACACCTTCCACCTGCGTGAAGGCGTGAAGTTCCACACCACCCCGTATTTCAAGCCGACTCGTGAGTTCAACGCCGACGACGTGCTGTTCACCTTCAATCGCATGATTAACAAGGATGACCCGTTCCGTAAGGCGTACCCGACCGAATTCCCGTACTTCACCGACATGGGGATGGATACCAACATCACCAAGATCGATAAAGTCGACGACCACACCGTCAAGTTCACCCTCAAAGAAGTCGACGCCGCGTTCATCCAGAACATGGCCATGAGCTTCGCGTCGATTCAGTCCGCCGAGTACGCAGCCCAGCTGCTGAAACAAGGCAAGGCTGCCGACATCAACCAGAAGCCGGTCGGCACTGGTCCGTTCGTGTTCAAGAGCTACCAGAAAGACTCCAACATCCGTTACACCGGCAACAAGGATTACTGGAAGCCTGAAGACGTGAAGATCGACAACCTGATCTTCGCCATCACCACCGACCCGTCGGTCCGTATCCAGAAGCTGAAAAAGAACGAGTGCCAGGTCACCCTGTTCCCGCGTCCGGCCGACCTCGCTGCACTGAAAGCCGACCCTGCGCTGAAGATGCCTGACCAGGCCGGCTTCAACCTGGGCTACATCGCCTACAACGTGATGGACAAGGTCAAAGGCAGCAACGAGCCGAACCCGCTGGCCGACCTGCGTGTTCGCCAGGCGCTGGACATGGCCGTCAACAAGCCACAGATCATCGACTCGGTTTACCAGGGCGCGGGCCAGCTGGCCGTCAACGCCATGCCGCCGACCCAGTGGTCCTACGACACCACCATCAAGGACGCCAAGTACGATCCTGAGAAAGCCAAGCAGCTGCTCAAGGAAGCCGGCGTCAAGGAAGGTACCGAGATCGTCCTGTGGGCGATGCCGGTTCAGCGTCCGTACAACCCGAACGCCAAGCTGATGGCCGAAATGCTCCAGTCCGACTGGAAGAAGATCGGTCTGAACGTGAAGATCACCAGCTACGAGTGGGGCGAGTACATCAAGCGTTCCAAAGGTGGCGAGAACCAGGCCATGATCATTGGCTGGAGCGGTGACAATGGTGATCCGGACAACTGGCTCAACGTGTTGTTTGGTTGCGACTCCCTGAGTGGCAACAACTTCTCCAAATGGTGCGACAAGAAATTCGACGGCCTCGTGAAAGAAGCCAAGCGCACCACCGACCAGGCCAAGCGCACCGAACTCTACAAAGAGGCGCAACACGTCCTCAAAGATGCAGTCCCTATGACACCTATCGCTCACTCGACGGTGTATCAACCCATGCGCGCCAACGTGCAGGACTTCAAGATCAGCCCATTCGGCTTGAACTCCTTCTACGGCGTCAGCATCAAGTAA
- a CDS encoding ABC transporter substrate-binding protein, whose product MDRFTLKPLLITLALTAITPIANAATTLVYCSEASPAGFDPSQYTSGTDFDASAETVFNRLTQFKRGGTDIEPGLATSWDVSPDGLQYTFHLRQNVKFHTTDYFTPSRTFNADDVLFTFQRLLDPDNAFRKAYPAESPYFTDMDLNTTIKSVEKLDENTVRFNLNNVDAAFVQNLAMSFASVQSAEYAAQLLKEGKAADINQKPVGTGPFVFKRYQKDSQIRYAANKDYWTPEDVKIDNLVFSITPDAAVRLQKLKTGECQVSGYPRPADIEVMEKDPNLRVLKQAGFNLGFLAYNTTHPPLDQLKVRQALDMAIDKPAIIKAVYQSAGQLAQNALPPAQWSFDPNIKDAPHDPAKARALLKEAGVAPGTTINLWAMTVQRASNPNARMSAQMIQQDWEKIGIKANIVSYEWGEYIKRAKNGEHDAMIYGWTGDNGDPDNWLGVLYSCAAVKGSNYAKWCDPAYDKLVQQAKVSTDKSQRVKLYQQAQLILKQQVPITPIANSTVFQPLRKEVTDFRISPFGLTPFYGVGINK is encoded by the coding sequence ATGGATCGATTCACCCTCAAACCACTTCTAATAACCCTGGCCCTGACCGCCATCACCCCAATCGCCAACGCAGCCACAACCCTCGTCTACTGCTCCGAAGCCAGCCCCGCCGGCTTCGACCCCAGCCAATACACCAGCGGCACCGACTTCGACGCCTCCGCCGAAACCGTCTTCAACCGCCTCACCCAATTCAAACGCGGCGGCACCGACATCGAACCCGGCCTGGCCACAAGCTGGGACGTCAGCCCGGACGGCCTCCAGTACACCTTCCACCTGCGCCAAAACGTAAAATTCCACACCACCGACTACTTCACCCCGAGCCGCACCTTCAACGCCGACGACGTGCTGTTCACCTTCCAGCGTCTGCTTGACCCGGACAACGCCTTTCGCAAGGCCTACCCCGCCGAGTCCCCGTACTTCACCGACATGGACCTGAACACCACGATCAAATCCGTGGAAAAACTCGACGAAAACACCGTGCGCTTCAACCTGAACAACGTCGACGCCGCGTTCGTGCAAAACCTCGCCATGAGCTTCGCTTCAGTGCAATCGGCCGAATATGCCGCGCAGTTGCTGAAGGAAGGCAAAGCGGCGGATATCAACCAGAAACCGGTCGGCACCGGCCCATTCGTGTTCAAGCGCTACCAGAAGGACTCGCAGATCCGCTACGCGGCGAACAAGGACTACTGGACACCCGAAGACGTGAAAATCGACAACCTGGTGTTCTCGATCACCCCGGACGCCGCTGTCCGTCTGCAGAAGCTCAAGACCGGCGAATGCCAGGTCAGTGGCTACCCACGCCCGGCCGACATCGAAGTGATGGAAAAAGACCCGAACCTGCGCGTGTTGAAGCAGGCCGGTTTCAACCTCGGTTTCCTCGCCTACAACACCACCCATCCACCACTGGACCAGCTCAAGGTGCGTCAGGCACTGGACATGGCCATCGACAAACCGGCGATCATCAAGGCGGTTTACCAGAGTGCTGGGCAGTTGGCGCAAAACGCCTTGCCGCCCGCGCAATGGTCGTTCGATCCGAACATAAAAGACGCGCCGCACGACCCTGCAAAAGCCAGGGCGCTACTCAAGGAGGCAGGGGTTGCACCTGGTACAACCATCAACCTCTGGGCCATGACCGTGCAACGCGCTTCAAACCCCAATGCGCGAATGTCGGCACAGATGATCCAGCAGGATTGGGAGAAGATCGGTATCAAGGCCAACATCGTCAGCTATGAATGGGGCGAGTACATCAAGCGCGCCAAGAATGGCGAACACGACGCGATGATCTACGGCTGGACCGGTGACAACGGCGACCCGGACAACTGGCTGGGCGTGCTTTACAGTTGCGCGGCGGTGAAAGGCAGCAACTACGCCAAGTGGTGCGATCCGGCCTACGACAAACTGGTGCAGCAGGCCAAGGTGTCCACGGATAAATCGCAACGGGTAAAACTGTATCAACAGGCGCAACTGATCCTTAAACAGCAGGTGCCGATCACGCCGATCGCCAACTCCACGGTGTTCCAGCCGCTGCGCAAGGAAGTCACCGACTTCAGGATCAGCCCGTTCGGTCTAACCCCCTTCTATGGCGTGGGTATAAATAAGTAA
- a CDS encoding DUF6124 family protein — translation MNKPVPDPPFESPTPLEEAMRAEDLARNREAIKRALDYYLCPNPSKPSPSTMYMVTPNVDTESLLANACESLASASTIASNFANELSGSQRSTALGIQQIIMLAELAVNRALDRVDPQT, via the coding sequence ATGAACAAGCCCGTACCCGACCCACCCTTCGAATCACCCACCCCCCTCGAAGAAGCCATGCGCGCCGAAGACCTCGCCCGCAACCGCGAAGCCATCAAACGCGCCCTCGACTATTACCTGTGCCCCAATCCTTCCAAACCGAGCCCGAGCACGATGTACATGGTCACGCCCAACGTCGACACCGAAAGCCTGCTGGCCAATGCCTGCGAATCCCTGGCGTCGGCCAGTACCATCGCCAGCAATTTCGCCAATGAGCTCAGCGGTTCGCAGCGCAGTACGGCGCTCGGGATCCAGCAGATCATCATGCTGGCCGAGCTGGCGGTGAACCGGGCGCTGGATCGGGTTGATCCGCAAACCTGA
- a CDS encoding SIMPL domain-containing protein (The SIMPL domain is named for its presence in mouse protein SIMPL (signalling molecule that associates with mouse pelle-like kinase). Bacterial member BP26, from Brucella, was shown to assemble into a channel-like structure, while YggE from E. coli has been associated with resistance to oxidative stress.), whose translation MHTFRRSAALLALTVGSVASLPALAADELHYNQISLRAEVSQEVARDLMIVTLYTEEQNTDPAKLAADVSTTMNKALAQAKQVKDITLRQGSRNSYPIYDTKGQKITGWRERAELRLESADFAALSKLTGELLTDLKMGGMDFAIADPTRKASEDKLLKEAVTAFKARAQLATDALGGKGYKIVNLNLNSNGFPQPYMRAPMMMKAAGMDSAPVTPEVEAGTSQVSLTADGSIEVLMQ comes from the coding sequence ATGCACACATTTCGCCGCAGCGCCGCCCTTCTCGCCCTGACCGTCGGCAGTGTCGCCAGCCTTCCGGCCCTGGCTGCCGATGAGCTGCACTACAACCAGATTTCCCTGCGCGCCGAAGTCAGCCAGGAAGTGGCCCGCGACCTGATGATCGTGACCCTCTACACCGAAGAACAGAATACTGACCCGGCCAAACTCGCCGCCGACGTCAGCACCACCATGAACAAGGCCCTGGCCCAGGCCAAGCAGGTCAAAGACATCACCCTGCGCCAGGGCAGCCGCAACAGCTACCCGATCTACGACACCAAGGGCCAGAAAATCACCGGCTGGCGCGAACGCGCCGAACTGCGTCTGGAAAGCGCCGACTTCGCCGCCCTGTCCAAACTCACCGGCGAACTGCTGACCGACCTGAAAATGGGCGGCATGGACTTCGCCATCGCCGACCCGACCCGCAAGGCCAGCGAAGACAAACTGCTGAAAGAAGCCGTCACCGCCTTCAAGGCCCGCGCCCAACTGGCCACCGACGCCCTGGGCGGCAAGGGCTACAAAATCGTCAACCTGAACCTCAACAGCAACGGCTTCCCACAACCGTACATGCGCGCCCCGATGATGATGAAAGCCGCCGGCATGGATTCGGCGCCCGTCACGCCTGAAGTCGAAGCCGGCACCAGCCAGGTCAGCCTGACCGCTGATGGCTCGATTGAAGTATTGATGCAGTGA
- a CDS encoding ATP-binding protein yields the protein MLAPVQLTSATRQNLWRLTFIRTLVLAAQAGSVGLAYWLDLLPLPWVQLVMTLGCSILLCVFTAVRLRTSWPVTELEYALQLACDLVIHSALLYFSGGSTNPFVSYYLVPLTIAAVTLPWRYSVVLSGIALALYTLMLTHFYPLETLPVARENLQIYGMWLSFALAAAVITFFAARMAEELRRQEELRAIRREEGLRDQQLLAVATQAAGAAHELGTPLATMSVLLNEMQQDHHDPMLQEDLKVLKDQVKLCKETLQQLVRAAEANRRMAVEMQDVTDWLDEALNRWHLMRPEASYRFQRLGQGPLPRVAPPPDLTQALLNLLNNAADACPENLQVTLDWTAEDLTISIRDHGAGVPLAIAEQIGKPFFTTKGKGFGLGLFLSKASVTRAGGSVKLYSHEEGGTLTELRLPHGVRGEQHE from the coding sequence ATGCTCGCCCCCGTACAACTGACTTCCGCCACTCGCCAGAACCTCTGGCGGCTGACTTTCATCCGCACCCTGGTGCTCGCCGCGCAGGCCGGTTCCGTGGGCCTGGCCTACTGGCTGGATCTGTTGCCGTTGCCGTGGGTGCAACTGGTGATGACCCTCGGCTGTTCGATTCTGCTGTGTGTGTTCACCGCCGTGCGTCTGCGCACTTCGTGGCCGGTGACCGAGCTCGAATACGCGCTGCAATTGGCCTGCGATCTGGTTATCCACAGTGCCTTGCTGTATTTCTCCGGTGGTTCGACCAACCCGTTCGTTTCGTATTATCTGGTGCCGCTGACCATCGCTGCGGTGACGCTGCCGTGGCGTTATTCGGTGGTGCTGTCCGGTATTGCGCTGGCTTTGTACACCCTGATGCTGACGCATTTCTATCCGCTGGAAACCCTGCCCGTGGCCCGGGAGAACCTGCAGATCTACGGCATGTGGCTGAGTTTTGCCCTCGCGGCAGCGGTGATCACCTTCTTCGCCGCACGGATGGCCGAAGAGCTGCGCCGTCAGGAAGAATTGCGGGCAATCCGCCGCGAAGAAGGTCTGCGCGATCAGCAGTTGCTGGCCGTGGCGACTCAGGCCGCCGGTGCCGCCCATGAATTGGGTACGCCGCTGGCGACCATGAGCGTGTTGCTCAACGAAATGCAGCAGGATCATCACGACCCGATGCTTCAGGAAGACCTGAAGGTGCTGAAGGATCAGGTGAAGCTCTGCAAGGAGACCCTGCAGCAACTGGTGCGCGCCGCCGAGGCCAATCGCCGGATGGCGGTGGAGATGCAGGACGTTACCGACTGGCTCGACGAAGCGCTCAATCGCTGGCACCTGATGCGTCCCGAGGCCAGTTACCGCTTCCAGCGCCTGGGCCAGGGCCCGCTGCCTCGTGTGGCGCCGCCCCCGGATCTGACCCAGGCCTTGTTGAATCTGTTGAACAACGCCGCCGACGCCTGCCCGGAAAACCTTCAGGTGACCCTGGACTGGACCGCCGAAGACCTGACTATCAGCATCCGCGATCATGGTGCCGGTGTGCCGCTGGCCATCGCCGAGCAGATCGGCAAACCGTTTTTTACCACCAAGGGCAAAGGCTTCGGCCTGGGCCTGTTTTTGAGCAAGGCCAGCGTGACACGCGCCGGCGGCTCAGTGAAACTCTATAGTCATGAGGAAGGCGGCACGCTCACCGAGCTGCGCCTGCCCCACGGCGTCCGAGGAGAGCAACATGAGTGA
- a CDS encoding response regulator transcription factor, which translates to MSDEIQVEGEELPHLLLVDDDATFTRVMARAMARRGFRVSTAGSAEEGLTIAQADLPDYAALDLKMDGDSGLVLLPKLLELDPEMRVVILTGYSSIATAVEAIKRGACNYLCKPADADDVLAALLSEHADLDSLVPENPMSVDRLQWEHIQRVLTEHEGNISATARALGMHRRTLQRKLQKRPVRR; encoded by the coding sequence ATGAGTGACGAAATCCAAGTCGAAGGCGAAGAACTGCCGCATTTGCTGTTGGTCGATGACGACGCGACCTTCACTCGGGTGATGGCCCGTGCCATGGCCCGCCGTGGCTTTCGCGTCAGCACCGCCGGTTCCGCCGAGGAAGGTCTGACCATCGCCCAGGCCGATCTGCCGGACTATGCCGCGCTGGACCTGAAAATGGACGGCGACTCCGGTCTGGTCCTGCTGCCGAAGCTGCTGGAGCTGGACCCGGAAATGCGCGTGGTGATCCTCACCGGTTACTCGAGCATTGCCACGGCCGTCGAAGCGATCAAGCGAGGCGCCTGCAATTACCTGTGCAAACCGGCGGACGCCGACGACGTGCTGGCGGCGCTGCTGTCCGAGCACGCCGACCTCGACAGCCTGGTGCCGGAAAACCCGATGTCGGTGGACCGCCTGCAGTGGGAACACATCCAGCGCGTGCTGACCGAGCACGAAGGCAATATCTCCGCCACTGCCCGTGCCCTGGGCATGCACCGCCGCACGCTGCAGCGCAAACTGCAGAAGCGCCCGGTTCGTCGCTGA
- a CDS encoding ABC transporter ATP-binding protein/permease → MNQNAEYSAVNDAVRGQFFRKVWAMTTPYWRSEEKGKAWTLLIAVIALSLFSVAISVWINSWYKDFYNALQKKDEAAFWQLILYFCGIATVAILGAVYRLYLTQMLTIRWRAWLTENHFKRWLGHKNYYQLEQGGYTDNPDQRISEDLNTFTANTLSLGLGLIRTVVSLVSFSIILWGVSGSIEVFGIEIPGYMFWCALLYAAVGSWLTHLIGRRLIGLNNQQQRFEADLRFSMVRVRENAESIALYNGEPNENRRLSSRFGLVWHNFWDIMRVSKRLTFFTSGYGQIAIIFPFIVAAPRYLAGKIELGELMQINSAFGNVQENFSWFISAYSDLAAWRATCDRLLSFRQAMSENEDRAPAIDVQNQGSELKVHNLGLDLADGRHLLTSAHMTVEAGDRVMLSGRSGSGKSTLLRAMGHLWPAGHGSIRLPAARYLFLPQKPYLPIGTLREALNYPQPGDTYAPERYAQVLETCRLPHLVARLDEANHWQRMLSPGEQQRLAFARALLYAPHWLYMDEATSAMDEEDEATLYQALIDQLPGLSIVSVGHRSSLKRFHPRHVRIDGGHLVEQTVTA, encoded by the coding sequence ATGAATCAGAACGCTGAATATTCCGCGGTCAACGATGCTGTGCGCGGGCAGTTTTTTCGCAAGGTGTGGGCCATGACCACGCCTTACTGGCGCAGCGAAGAGAAGGGCAAGGCCTGGACATTGCTGATTGCCGTGATTGCGCTTTCGCTGTTCAGCGTGGCGATCTCGGTGTGGATCAACAGTTGGTACAAGGATTTCTACAACGCACTGCAAAAGAAGGATGAGGCTGCGTTCTGGCAACTGATCCTGTATTTCTGCGGTATTGCCACGGTGGCTATCCTCGGCGCGGTGTATCGCCTGTACCTGACGCAGATGCTGACGATCCGCTGGCGGGCATGGCTCACCGAGAACCACTTCAAGCGCTGGCTCGGGCACAAGAATTACTACCAGCTGGAGCAGGGCGGTTATACCGACAACCCTGACCAGCGGATTTCCGAAGACCTCAACACCTTCACCGCCAACACCCTGAGCCTCGGGCTGGGACTGATCCGCACGGTGGTCAGCCTGGTGTCGTTCTCGATCATTCTGTGGGGTGTGTCCGGCAGCATCGAAGTGTTCGGCATCGAAATTCCCGGCTACATGTTCTGGTGTGCGCTGCTGTACGCGGCGGTCGGCAGTTGGCTGACCCACCTGATCGGTCGACGTCTGATCGGCCTGAACAACCAACAACAACGCTTCGAAGCCGACCTGCGTTTCTCCATGGTGCGAGTGCGTGAGAACGCCGAGAGCATCGCCTTGTACAACGGCGAGCCCAACGAAAACCGTCGTCTGAGCAGCCGCTTCGGTCTGGTCTGGCACAACTTCTGGGACATCATGCGGGTGTCCAAGCGCCTGACGTTCTTCACCTCGGGTTATGGCCAGATCGCGATCATTTTTCCGTTCATCGTCGCGGCACCGCGCTACCTGGCAGGCAAGATCGAGCTGGGCGAGCTGATGCAGATCAACTCGGCGTTCGGCAATGTGCAGGAGAACTTCAGCTGGTTCATCAGCGCGTATTCGGATCTGGCGGCCTGGCGCGCCACTTGTGATCGTCTGCTGAGCTTCCGTCAGGCCATGAGTGAAAACGAAGACCGGGCACCGGCCATCGATGTGCAGAATCAGGGCAGCGAATTGAAGGTACACAACCTCGGGCTCGATCTGGCCGATGGTCGTCATTTGCTGACCAGCGCCCACATGACCGTGGAGGCGGGCGACCGGGTAATGCTCAGCGGCCGCTCCGGCAGCGGCAAGTCGACGCTGTTGCGGGCGATGGGGCATCTGTGGCCGGCAGGGCACGGCAGTATCCGCTTGCCGGCGGCACGTTATCTGTTCCTGCCGCAAAAGCCGTATTTGCCGATCGGCACACTGCGCGAAGCCTTGAACTATCCACAACCGGGCGATACCTACGCGCCAGAGCGTTATGCACAAGTGCTGGAAACCTGCCGTCTGCCGCATCTGGTGGCGCGACTGGACGAAGCCAATCACTGGCAGCGCATGCTCTCGCCGGGTGAGCAGCAACGACTGGCCTTTGCTCGTGCGCTGCTCTACGCACCGCACTGGCTGTACATGGACGAAGCGACGTCGGCGATGGACGAAGAAGACGAGGCCACGCTGTATCAGGCGCTGATCGATCAGTTGCCGGGCTTGAGCATCGTCAGCGTCGGCCACCGCAGCAGCCTCAAGCGCTTCCATCCACGGCACGTGCGGATCGATGGCGGGCATCTGGTCGAGCAGACCGTCACGGCCTGA
- a CDS encoding FadR/GntR family transcriptional regulator: MENPIDTPRLPRKRRSLAQELVTVLTEQIRDGLLKRGDKLPTESAIMESHGVSRTVVREAISRLQAAGQVETRHGIGTFVLDTPSPSGFRIDPATVVTLRDVLAILEFRISLEVESAGLAAQRRSAEQLAAMRAALDALNESVAHASDAVASDFQFHLQIALSTGNRYFTDIMTHLGTSIIPRTRLNSARLAHDDQQHYMSRLSREHEEIYDAIARQDSDAARAAMRLHLTNSRERLRQAHEEAQAQG, encoded by the coding sequence ATGGAAAACCCGATCGACACCCCGCGCCTCCCTCGCAAGCGCCGCAGCCTGGCACAGGAACTGGTGACGGTGCTGACCGAGCAGATCCGCGACGGTCTGCTCAAGCGTGGCGACAAGTTGCCTACCGAGTCGGCAATCATGGAATCCCATGGCGTCAGCCGCACCGTAGTGCGCGAGGCGATTTCCCGGCTGCAGGCTGCAGGGCAAGTCGAAACCCGCCACGGCATCGGCACCTTCGTTCTCGACACGCCGAGCCCGAGCGGTTTCCGCATCGACCCGGCCACTGTGGTCACCCTGCGTGACGTACTGGCGATTCTCGAGTTTCGTATCAGCCTCGAAGTCGAATCCGCCGGCCTCGCCGCACAACGTCGCAGCGCCGAACAACTGGCCGCCATGCGCGCCGCCCTCGATGCGCTGAACGAAAGCGTGGCCCACGCCAGCGATGCGGTGGCGTCGGATTTCCAGTTCCACCTGCAAATCGCGCTGTCCACCGGCAACCGCTACTTCACCGACATCATGACCCACCTGGGCACCAGCATCATTCCGCGTACTCGCCTGAATTCGGCGCGACTGGCCCATGACGATCAGCAGCACTACATGAGTCGCCTGAGTCGCGAGCACGAGGAAATCTATGACGCGATTGCCCGTCAGGATTCCGATGCCGCCCGAGCGGCCATGCGTCTGCACCTGACCAACAGCCGCGAACGGCTGCGTCAGGCGCATGAAGAGGCGCAGGCACAGGGTTGA
- a CDS encoding phospholipase: MSGLQTTCVEKTTPVIARFDDLFAPGGIAFSADYPHLLLHIADSHSDVEPALALPGKAMKGKPPLRFEGAEHTAVGDNTRLRFVEGAEPVLAQNVPLHLPNGLALTYGQVLALGGDFYGIVDRPINEGSTPADRLQRYTAAFDSLAALPASKAEATQVLAIMQKEIDAVKQAIKDGKQPHEAYDALGDTLSEEWNKITGGGSFASALFPLGRYLKLAANNADHFGEWARQAYIAGHTAALQTAAAAHASQDELQLERAYAMNAFADHYLTDLFSSGHLRVPRKAMAAAVTPSDLGSLITRFMHDEDSKFGLKVRNGHGEQWRAFGDKRYFDTTDADNRNQVNQAVQDSADEVYAAYSSGNVPTTFNALQRLPDLTFVMNPANNFSPLFRVQDNKVLRRKDVNNLNDTATVDDWWGWSTYLLLKDYHPTGNTN, encoded by the coding sequence ATGTCCGGTCTTCAAACCACATGCGTTGAAAAAACCACACCGGTCATCGCCCGTTTCGATGATCTTTTTGCCCCCGGCGGCATCGCCTTCAGTGCTGATTACCCACACCTGTTACTGCACATCGCCGACTCCCACAGTGATGTCGAACCCGCCCTCGCCCTGCCCGGCAAAGCCATGAAAGGCAAACCGCCGCTGCGCTTTGAAGGCGCGGAACACACGGCTGTCGGCGATAACACCCGGCTGCGCTTCGTTGAAGGTGCCGAGCCAGTGCTCGCGCAAAACGTGCCTTTGCATTTGCCGAACGGGTTAGCGCTGACCTACGGCCAGGTGCTGGCGCTGGGCGGTGACTTCTACGGAATCGTCGACCGGCCGATCAACGAGGGATCGACCCCGGCTGATCGTCTTCAGCGCTACACGGCGGCCTTCGACAGCCTCGCCGCGTTGCCCGCTTCAAAGGCCGAAGCGACACAGGTTCTCGCGATCATGCAAAAGGAGATCGACGCGGTTAAACAGGCGATCAAGGATGGCAAGCAACCCCACGAGGCTTATGACGCTTTAGGAGATACGTTGTCGGAAGAGTGGAACAAGATCACTGGCGGCGGCAGTTTTGCCTCGGCGCTGTTCCCGCTCGGTCGCTATCTTAAACTGGCGGCGAACAACGCCGACCACTTCGGCGAATGGGCTCGCCAGGCGTATATCGCCGGACACACCGCCGCCCTGCAAACCGCTGCAGCCGCCCATGCCAGTCAGGACGAACTGCAACTGGAGCGGGCCTACGCGATGAACGCGTTCGCTGACCACTACCTCACCGACCTGTTCTCTTCGGGGCATTTGCGAGTGCCGCGCAAGGCCATGGCCGCAGCGGTGACTCCAAGCGACCTGGGTTCACTCATCACTCGTTTCATGCACGACGAAGACAGCAAGTTCGGGCTCAAGGTGCGCAACGGCCATGGCGAGCAATGGCGGGCATTCGGGGACAAGCGCTACTTCGACACCACGGACGCCGACAACCGAAATCAGGTGAATCAGGCAGTGCAGGATTCGGCGGACGAGGTGTATGCCGCGTATTCCAGCGGCAACGTGCCGACCACTTTCAACGCGCTGCAACGGTTGCCGGATCTGACTTTCGTGATGAATCCGGCCAACAACTTCTCGCCCCTGTTCCGCGTCCAGGACAACAAAGTCCTGCGGCGCAAGGACGTCAACAACCTCAACGATACCGCCACCGTCGACGACTGGTGGGGCTGGAGCACTTACCTGCTGCTCAAGGACTATCACCCGACCGGCAACACGAATTAA